GGCACTCAAGGACGCATCGAAGGCACTCTGGTTCATTGCCGGTCTACAGACGCTCGCATTGCTGGTTTTGGCCTTCCTGGCGAAAGGTGACTCCGCCAAGCACATCGGCGGTCTCGTGGACGCCCTAATACTTGCGGTCGGGGCATACTTCCTACCTCGTCGTCGGAGTCGCGCCCTTGCTGTTGTGGTGCTGCTGCTCGCGTCGGTCGGTTTGGTGACGACGGTGCTCAACCGGATGGGTGCGTCCCTTTCAGGGGGCCGCAATATCTGGTTGGGGCTCGCGCTCGTTGCGATCTCCGTCTCCGGTGTGCGAGCAGCCTTCGCCTACCATCGCTACGTTCCTTCGCGCGCGCAACTGGGGAACATCGCACTGGTAGTCGTTCTGACGAGCGTTTACGCGGCCATTACGCTGGTGGCCACGCTTATTGTGGCGGCCGTCCTTGGACTGTCGGATGATCAAGCCAGTATCGCCGCCGTGCTTACAATGGTGGCAGTGCTGACAGCGGGCTACGCAGGCACCCTGCCCTTTGTCAGACACCGCCCCTTTGCCATCCCAGCTCTTACAGCACCTAACGAAAGTGCAGACCGGGCTGTTCAGCCGCAAGGGCCATCTCCAGCCTGAGGAACATGGTCCGCGAACTCGTTCCCGACGCCACCTGGCAGCTCGTGACACCGCTGCGACTCTTCTTCGGCCCAAGAAAAGCTGGGCCGTCTTCGGGCGAATGACAGCACAGCGCATCGGCCACGTCCTTCACTCAGCGCCACAAGTGCTCCTTCCGCACGCCCTCGCCCGGCTACTTCCAACAACTTAGCTGTCTAGAACCGGTCTCGAAATTGAGCGAGCAGGCATGAGGGCGAATGCCGGGCTGCTAATCGACATGGAAGGGATGGCCATGTTCGAAGCTGACCGGTAGACCTGACTTATGAACAGTGGAGTCTGATTGAGCCGCTTCTTCCCGCGCGGAAGTTGAAGCGGGAGGACCGGTCTGGGCGAACGCCCACCCCCTCACGAGCGCTGTGGGACGGAATCCTGTGCATTCTGCGAACCCGGGGCGCAGTGGTGCGAGCTGCCGCGGGAGAAGTACCCGCCCTACAAGACGGTCCACCGCTGGTTCCAGGGCTGGGTGCGGGACGGTACTTTCCGCGCCGTCCTGCGCGCCTTGGCCCTGGACCTGAAGGTGCGTGGAGGCTTCGACCTGGAGGCGGGCTTCGTCGACGCGTACTTCGCCTCGGCGAAAAAGGGGGGCCCTGCGTCGGCAAACGAAGCGGGGCAAGAGGACGAAGGTCATGGCAGCTGCAGACGGCGCTGGTCTTCCTCTCGCCATTGGCACGGCAAGCGCTTCTCCCCACGAAACCAGGCTCCTCGAAGCCACTCTCGACGAAAGCCTCATCGACGAGCTTCCCGAGCGGCTCATCGGCGACAAACCCTATGACGCTGACAAGCTCGACGAGCGACTGTGGCATCAGCGGGGAGTGAAGCTGATTGCCTCGCACCGCCGAGGCCGCAAGACGAAGACGCAGGATGGGCGCGAGCTACGTCGCTACCGTCGACGCTGGAAGGTGGAGCGACTCTTTGCCTGGCTCCAAAACTTCCGCCGTCTCGTCACCCGCTACGAGGTGAAGGTGGAGAACTTCCTCGGATTCCTCCACCTCGGCTGCATCCTCATCCTCTTGAGGCAATTCTGAGATCACCTCTACGCTCGAACGCCCCACACATATCATGCTTTTGTTGCGCGCTTCATTCCCCGAGGCAATACCAAGCACTCCCCAGACACCCCAAAAATCATTAATATTCAAAATTATTATGATAATCACCTCTCAACGAAACTCGCTTAATGAGGCGTTCAAGCTCATCGGCGGACTGAGCCGCGGCGAAATACTCCCTGCAGCTTTGCTCATCATAAGCGACATCGAGCCCCGCTTCGGCCCAACGCCAGCCGCCCCCTAGCTTCTCGCGCAGATAACCGTCGAACCGATCAAGAGCCGCACATATCTCCCAAAATGAAGCATGTCCAATAGGATTAAAAACAAAAGAAAATCCGTCGCCATGCCGAGTCATTCGAGCAGGAAGAGCAGCCACATCCGGCAGATGAAAGTACAGAGAGCCAACTCCTGGCTCGAATCCTCCATGCGCCAACGGATTTCGCAAGGCATCTCGAATGCGCCTAATCCGTTCGTACAGCGAACTTGCAGCCGGATCTGCCTTGAAGTCAAAGAGGCGATGAATCTTCCTTGACCACTTCTCAGCAATAAAACTCATGAGCTGACCACCTCCTGGCTCGAACCCCAAGAACGGCAACGAAAGCACCAACACATGCTCAGCTCTACTGAAATAGGCATTCATCATTGCCTCAGCGTAGTACCCGCCTTCTCTTGCCGCCCTCCACGGGGCACGCAACTCGGCAGACAGCCATTTCTCATTGCCTTGACCATTGGCTGCCGGCAGCGATTCGGGAGGCCCATACACCTCAGCAGCCTTTGCGCGAAAGAACTGATACGTCCGCTCAAAATGATGAAACCTATTGGCGATTGTCACCCTGCCATCGCGCGCCTGTTCCCGAACAAACGGTTCGAGGTACTTCTCAACGATCCGAACCGACTTCTCAATTTTCCCCAAAACCTCTCTGACTAACGGCGACCCCTCTGGGTGATTAACCTGAGTCGTCACCGTGAAACCGAACTTCCTGAGCGACACCGAAAAGAACGCCTCCTCGTATTCAAACGAAACTCCCCATCGAGTCTTCTCCCAAGGGCCGAGCGCCTCCAGGCCAAGGACATCTCGCAGAACAAAGAGCACAAGTTCCGGGACTGGGAACTGGTCATTTGCCTTGAACTCAGTGAAGTGACGATCCTTCTCATAGTCTTTCGGAAGAGGCTTCAGTTTCTTCAGCATCAAAGCAACTCTCTTACGAAGTTCGTCAGCAATCATAACTCGTGGACCTTTGCGTTCCAGGGGACAACCAGCATCCTAAAGTATGCATCGACCTCGCC
This Myxococcus xanthus DNA region includes the following protein-coding sequences:
- a CDS encoding IS5 family transposase, producing the protein MEASTWRRASSTRTSPRRKRGALRRQTKRGKRTKVMAAADGAGLPLAIGTASASPHETRLLEATLDESLIDELPERLIGDKPYDADKLDERLWHQRGVKLIASHRRGRKTKTQDGRELRRYRRRWKVERLFAWLQNFRRLVTRYEVKVENFLGFLHLGCILILLRQF